In Streptomyces sp. P3, one DNA window encodes the following:
- a CDS encoding response regulator — MDTQRGLVHVLVVEDDQDVSALLKRHLSGLGCRVSVADSGEKGLDLAFADPPDMAIVDVLLPGIDGREVIRRLRADERTERCHLVVSSVLDQEDLVELGTDELLAKPFRQASVARLLASYRSSVSQEE; from the coding sequence ATGGACACCCAGCGTGGACTCGTACATGTCCTGGTGGTCGAGGACGACCAGGACGTCAGCGCCTTACTGAAACGGCATCTCAGTGGTCTGGGCTGCCGTGTGAGCGTCGCCGACTCGGGCGAGAAGGGGCTGGACCTGGCGTTCGCCGACCCCCCGGACATGGCCATCGTCGACGTACTGCTGCCCGGGATCGACGGGCGCGAGGTCATCCGCAGACTGCGAGCGGACGAGCGGACCGAACGGTGCCATCTCGTCGTCTCCTCCGTACTCGACCAGGAGGACCTGGTCGAGCTCGGGACGGACGAGCTGCTGGCCAAGCCGTTCCGGCAGGCATCGGTGGCGCGGCTTCTCGCCTCGTACCGGAGCTCCGTATCGCAGGAGGAGTAA
- a CDS encoding ABC transporter permease, which produces MIAAQAALETKMLLRNGEQLLLTVVIPTLLLVLFSTVDVVDTGAGEAVDFLTPGILALAVMSTAFTGQAIATGFERRYGVLKRLAASPLPRWGLMTAKTLSVLVTEILQVILLTGIAFALGWDPHGSPAAVLLLLVVGTAAFSGLGLLMAGTLKAEATLAAANLVFLLLLVGGGVIVPLDRFPSGAQDVLGLLPVTALSDGLRDVLQHGAGMPWGDLAILAVWALLGLAAAGRFFRWE; this is translated from the coding sequence ATGATCGCGGCCCAGGCGGCACTGGAGACGAAAATGCTGCTGCGCAACGGCGAGCAGTTGCTGCTCACCGTGGTGATCCCGACCCTCCTGCTGGTGCTGTTCAGCACGGTGGACGTCGTCGACACCGGCGCGGGCGAGGCGGTGGACTTCCTCACCCCCGGCATCCTCGCGCTCGCCGTGATGTCGACGGCCTTCACCGGGCAGGCCATCGCGACCGGGTTCGAACGCCGCTACGGGGTGCTGAAGCGGCTCGCCGCCTCTCCTCTGCCGCGCTGGGGCCTGATGACGGCGAAGACGCTGTCGGTGCTGGTCACCGAGATCCTCCAGGTGATCCTGCTGACGGGGATCGCCTTCGCGTTGGGCTGGGACCCGCACGGCAGCCCCGCGGCCGTCCTGCTGCTCCTGGTCGTCGGCACGGCCGCCTTCTCCGGTCTCGGCCTGCTGATGGCGGGCACCCTGAAGGCGGAGGCGACGCTGGCCGCCGCCAACCTGGTGTTCCTGCTGCTGCTGGTGGGCGGCGGGGTGATCGTGCCGCTCGACAGGTTCCCGTCCGGCGCGCAGGACGTGCTCGGCCTGCTGCCCGTCACCGCGCTCTCCGACGGCCTGCGCGACGTGCTCCAGCACGGCGCGGGAATGCCCTGGGGGGACCTGGCGATCCTGGCGGTCTGGGCCCTCTTGGGGCTCGCGGCGGCCGGCCGGTTCTTCCGCTGGGAGTAG
- a CDS encoding metalloregulator ArsR/SmtB family transcription factor encodes MKNVGEARETPTGAPQEELATGERSTRNRVARSILDHGPSTVAELAGRLGLTQAAVRRHLDALVADDVVQPREQRVYGARTRGRPAKVFALTDCGRDAFDQSYDKLAADALRWIQERLGGDEAVVAFARARIAEQAAGYRQAIEAAAPEERTEALAKALSADGYAATARSAPVGEQLCQHHCPVAHVAEKFPQLCDAETEIFSQLLGTHVQRLATIAHGDGVCTTFIPRVSTATQNASASTAGRNPA; translated from the coding sequence GTGAAAAACGTCGGCGAGGCTCGGGAGACCCCCACGGGGGCCCCGCAGGAGGAGCTCGCGACCGGAGAGCGCTCGACGCGCAACCGGGTCGCGCGGTCCATCCTGGACCACGGGCCCTCGACCGTCGCCGAGCTGGCCGGCCGGCTGGGCCTCACGCAGGCCGCCGTGCGCCGGCACCTCGACGCGCTGGTCGCCGACGACGTCGTACAGCCCCGTGAGCAGCGCGTGTACGGTGCGCGCACCCGTGGCCGCCCGGCCAAGGTCTTCGCCCTCACCGACTGCGGCCGGGACGCCTTCGACCAGTCCTACGACAAGCTCGCCGCGGACGCCCTGCGCTGGATACAGGAGCGCCTCGGCGGGGACGAGGCCGTGGTCGCGTTCGCGCGCGCGCGGATCGCCGAGCAGGCCGCCGGATACCGCCAGGCGATCGAGGCGGCCGCCCCGGAAGAGCGCACCGAAGCCCTGGCCAAGGCCCTGAGCGCGGACGGGTACGCTGCTACGGCGCGCAGCGCACCGGTCGGCGAGCAGCTGTGCCAGCACCACTGCCCCGTCGCCCATGTCGCGGAGAAGTTCCCGCAGCTCTGCGATGCGGAGACCGAGATCTTCTCCCAGCTGCTCGGGACGCACGTCCAGCGGCTGGCGACCATCGCGCACGGCGACGGCGTCTGCACGACGTTCATCCCCAGAGTTTCCACAGCCACCCAGAACGCATCCGCAAGCACGGCCGGGAGGAACCCCGCATGA
- a CDS encoding glycoside hydrolase family 16 protein: MRAAAGLIASAMLCTNLAVLPGTASAAAARSVVGPALFDDFNYLAYSDQQLTQRGWTLRSGQGGPGVPGATWKPQNITFATTAGNSVMTMRSGTSGTAATTQHTEIYQQRKFHHGTYAARVRFSDAPAYGPDGDHMVQTFFTISPLNYPMDPDYSELDFEYLPNGGWGIPGSALLGTSWETYAENPPQEENVSTQERASFNDWHDLVITVDGTNVTYYVDGRLFATHGEPYLPESTMSIRFNHWLIDLTGVGGRQTRAFEEKVDYVYFAQDQVLSPADVQAAVADYRSRGVTFEDTV, translated from the coding sequence ATGAGAGCCGCTGCTGGCCTCATCGCCTCCGCGATGCTGTGCACGAACCTCGCGGTCCTCCCCGGCACGGCGAGTGCCGCCGCCGCTCGGTCCGTCGTCGGTCCCGCGCTGTTCGACGACTTCAACTACCTCGCCTACAGCGATCAACAACTCACCCAGCGCGGCTGGACCCTGCGGTCCGGTCAGGGCGGGCCGGGCGTGCCCGGCGCCACCTGGAAGCCGCAGAACATCACCTTCGCCACCACGGCCGGCAACTCCGTCATGACGATGCGCTCCGGCACCAGCGGTACGGCGGCCACCACCCAGCACACCGAGATCTACCAGCAGCGCAAGTTCCACCACGGCACCTACGCCGCGCGGGTCCGCTTCAGCGACGCCCCGGCCTACGGACCGGACGGCGACCACATGGTGCAGACGTTCTTCACCATCTCGCCGCTGAACTACCCGATGGACCCGGACTACAGCGAACTGGACTTCGAGTACCTGCCCAACGGCGGATGGGGCATTCCCGGCAGCGCGCTGCTCGGCACCTCCTGGGAGACGTATGCGGAGAACCCGCCCCAGGAGGAGAACGTCTCCACCCAGGAGCGCGCGAGCTTCAACGACTGGCACGACCTGGTGATCACCGTCGACGGCACGAACGTCACGTACTACGTCGACGGCCGGCTCTTCGCCACGCACGGCGAGCCGTACCTGCCCGAGTCGACGATGAGCATTCGCTTCAACCACTGGCTGATCGACCTGACGGGGGTCGGCGGCCGCCAGACCCGCGCGTTCGAGGAGAAGGTCGACTACGTGTACTTCGCCCAGGACCAGGTGCTCAGCCCGGCCGACGTGCAGGCCGCCGTCGCCGACTACCGGAGCCGGGGAGTGACCTTCGAGGACACCGTCTGA
- a CDS encoding response regulator transcription factor, giving the protein MARVLVADDDADIRDLVAFKLIQSGHQVTAVEDGMAALRTVREQPLDLVLLDIRMPGMSGLDVCRELRACEETASLPVILITARSQEGDVELGFAAGADDYIVKPFSPRELSSRVTAVLTRVER; this is encoded by the coding sequence ATGGCTCGTGTCCTGGTAGCCGACGACGACGCCGACATTCGGGACCTCGTGGCGTTCAAGCTGATCCAGAGCGGTCACCAGGTCACCGCAGTGGAGGACGGCATGGCCGCGCTGCGCACGGTGCGCGAGCAGCCGCTGGATCTCGTACTCCTCGACATCCGGATGCCGGGGATGTCGGGGCTGGACGTGTGTCGGGAGCTGCGCGCCTGCGAGGAGACCGCGTCGCTGCCCGTCATCCTGATCACCGCCCGCTCCCAGGAGGGGGACGTCGAACTCGGCTTCGCCGCGGGCGCCGACGACTACATCGTCAAACCCTTCAGCCCGCGCGAGCTGTCCAGCCGGGTCACCGCGGTGCTCACCCGGGTCGAGCGGTGA
- a CDS encoding HEAT repeat domain-containing protein, with amino-acid sequence MISSGLVAGALLGLLAVGLTLSLLITGIRGIRTYRRRRHERIAAPVRGLLLELLCAQDDEQNELLDRIARIDRRTWTALEPTVAAMLGKVTGGARAVMVLLYERRGSVDKAVADLSSRSAPRRGRAAQVLGQLGHRPAVPALCRLLGDRDPEVRLAAARALGRTGDAAAVPHLLKSLHGPRTVPPKVVIAALTSLGPDAWPSVSTGLRDPAPLARAVAIEVLGVAGALAQTTEIVRALREDPDTEVRIRAARALGRLGMPEGLAPLLAAIGPGRPGALRIVAAGALGSLGAVAATGPLTELLGDADTHVAGTAARALLRLGPAGEEALREAADDRSGGPAAARARAALAEWAVGGARHDVLVEVTL; translated from the coding sequence GTGATCTCCAGTGGCCTCGTCGCCGGGGCACTGCTGGGCCTGCTGGCCGTCGGGCTGACACTGAGCCTGCTGATCACGGGCATCCGCGGCATCCGTACGTACCGCAGGCGCAGGCACGAGCGGATCGCGGCGCCGGTGCGCGGCTTGCTCCTGGAACTGCTGTGCGCGCAGGACGACGAGCAGAACGAGCTGCTGGACCGCATCGCACGGATCGACCGGCGGACCTGGACCGCGCTCGAACCGACCGTGGCCGCGATGCTGGGCAAGGTCACCGGAGGAGCGAGGGCGGTGATGGTCCTGCTGTACGAGCGGCGCGGATCCGTGGACAAGGCCGTCGCCGACCTGAGCAGCCGCAGCGCACCCCGGCGGGGCCGCGCCGCACAGGTGCTCGGGCAGCTCGGTCACCGCCCGGCGGTCCCGGCGCTGTGCCGTCTGCTCGGCGACCGGGACCCGGAGGTGCGGCTGGCGGCGGCACGGGCACTGGGCCGAACCGGGGACGCGGCGGCCGTACCGCACCTGTTGAAGAGCCTGCACGGGCCGCGAACCGTGCCGCCCAAGGTGGTCATCGCCGCCCTGACATCCCTCGGCCCCGACGCCTGGCCCTCCGTCTCGACGGGGCTGCGGGATCCGGCGCCCCTGGCCAGGGCCGTGGCCATCGAAGTGCTCGGGGTGGCCGGGGCTCTCGCGCAGACGACCGAAATCGTCCGGGCCCTGCGCGAGGATCCCGACACGGAGGTCCGGATCCGGGCGGCGCGTGCACTGGGCAGGCTGGGCATGCCCGAGGGCCTTGCGCCGCTGCTGGCGGCCATCGGGCCGGGCCGACCGGGCGCCCTGCGCATCGTGGCCGCCGGGGCCCTGGGCAGTCTGGGGGCCGTCGCCGCGACGGGCCCGCTGACGGAGCTGCTCGGCGACGCCGACACGCATGTGGCGGGCACCGCGGCGCGGGCGCTGCTGCGGCTCGGCCCGGCGGGCGAGGAGGCGCTGCGCGAGGCCGCGGACGACCGCTCCGGCGGCCCGGCCGCCGCCCGGGCCAGGGCCGCGCTGGCGGAGTGGGCCGTCGGGGGCGCACGCCACGACGTCCTGGTTGAGGTGACCCTGTGA
- a CDS encoding ABC transporter ATP-binding protein, whose protein sequence is MRSEPVVQVQALVMRYGTKTAVNGLDLTARAGVTAVLGPNGAGKTTTVETCEGYRRPDSGTVRVLGLDPVGRARELRPRIGVMLQSGGVYSGARADEMLRHVAKLHAHPLDVDALVERLGLGSCGRTSYRRLSGGQQQRLALAMAVVGRPELVFLDEPTAGLDPQARRATWDLVRDLRADGVSVILTTHHMDEAEQLADDVAIIDAGTVIAQGSPEELCRGGAENTLRFTGRPGLDVGSLLKALPADSSAAELTPGSYRITGKIDPQLLATVTSWCAQHGVMPDRISVERHTLEDVFLELTGKELRP, encoded by the coding sequence ATGCGAAGTGAGCCCGTAGTCCAGGTCCAGGCCCTGGTGATGCGGTACGGCACGAAGACCGCGGTGAACGGCCTCGATCTGACGGCCCGGGCAGGCGTCACCGCCGTCCTCGGACCCAACGGCGCCGGCAAGACGACCACCGTCGAGACCTGCGAGGGGTACCGAAGGCCGGACTCCGGCACGGTGCGCGTCCTCGGCCTCGACCCGGTGGGCCGGGCCCGCGAGCTGCGTCCCCGGATCGGCGTGATGCTGCAGTCGGGGGGCGTGTACTCGGGTGCGCGGGCCGACGAGATGCTCCGGCACGTGGCGAAGCTGCACGCGCATCCGCTGGACGTCGACGCCCTCGTCGAGCGCCTCGGTCTCGGCTCGTGCGGCCGTACGAGCTACCGCCGGCTCTCCGGCGGCCAGCAGCAGCGCCTCGCGCTCGCCATGGCCGTCGTCGGCCGCCCGGAGCTGGTCTTCCTGGACGAGCCGACGGCCGGCCTCGACCCGCAGGCCCGCCGCGCCACCTGGGATCTCGTGCGGGACCTGCGCGCGGACGGCGTCTCGGTCATCCTGACCACCCACCACATGGACGAGGCCGAGCAGCTCGCCGACGACGTGGCGATCATCGACGCCGGCACGGTGATCGCGCAGGGCTCCCCCGAGGAACTGTGCCGCGGCGGCGCCGAGAACACGCTGCGCTTCACCGGCCGCCCCGGGCTCGACGTCGGCTCGCTGCTGAAGGCCCTGCCGGCCGACAGCTCCGCCGCCGAGCTGACCCCGGGCTCCTACCGGATCACCGGCAAGATCGACCCTCAGCTGCTCGCCACGGTCACCTCGTGGTGCGCGCAGCACGGGGTGATGCCGGACCGGATCTCGGTGGAACGTCACACCCTGGAGGACGTCTTCCTCGAACTGACCGGCAAGGAGCTGCGCCCGTGA
- a CDS encoding heme A synthase encodes MGRVLNVTRADAVAAVRNPLAFIAARWTPAPRTVRRAALFALVMSVVIVVTGGAVRLTGSGLGCPTWPKCTDDSLTATSAMGFHGAIEFGNRMLTYVLCAAVGWAIIAARSEKPYRRSLTRLGWAQFWLVMSNAVLGGIVVLVGLNPYTVAAHFLAASALIAVAAVMWQRTREGDAEPRPLVGRPVQQLVWFLVVASTLLIAVGTVVTGAGPHAGDSSEVERMPLDWETVAKLHAVLAWIVVTLTFALWFILKAVDAPKSPLDRTRDLFLVLLSQGVIGYVQYFTDLPEILVALHMLGSCLVWIAVLRVPLALRERAGTAAALPHPAAEATAGTHA; translated from the coding sequence ATGGGACGCGTGCTGAACGTGACCCGTGCCGACGCCGTAGCCGCCGTGCGCAACCCCCTCGCCTTCATCGCCGCGCGCTGGACCCCGGCTCCCCGGACGGTTCGGCGGGCGGCTCTCTTCGCGCTCGTGATGTCGGTGGTGATCGTGGTCACCGGCGGCGCCGTCCGGCTCACGGGCTCCGGCCTCGGCTGCCCGACCTGGCCCAAGTGCACCGACGACTCGCTCACCGCGACGAGCGCGATGGGCTTCCACGGCGCCATCGAGTTCGGCAACCGCATGCTGACGTACGTGCTGTGCGCGGCCGTCGGCTGGGCGATCATCGCCGCGCGCTCGGAGAAGCCGTACCGCCGGAGCCTGACCCGGCTGGGCTGGGCTCAGTTCTGGCTGGTGATGAGCAACGCCGTGCTCGGCGGGATCGTCGTGCTCGTCGGACTCAACCCGTACACGGTCGCGGCCCACTTCCTGGCCGCCTCGGCGCTGATCGCGGTCGCCGCGGTGATGTGGCAGCGCACCCGGGAGGGCGACGCCGAGCCCCGACCGCTGGTCGGCAGGCCCGTGCAGCAACTGGTGTGGTTCCTGGTTGTCGCCTCGACGCTGCTGATCGCCGTCGGCACGGTGGTCACCGGCGCGGGACCGCACGCCGGCGACTCCAGCGAGGTCGAGCGGATGCCGCTGGACTGGGAGACGGTGGCCAAGCTGCACGCCGTGCTCGCCTGGATCGTGGTGACGCTGACGTTCGCCCTGTGGTTCATCCTCAAGGCGGTGGACGCCCCGAAGAGCCCGCTGGACCGTACCCGGGACCTGTTCCTGGTGCTGCTCTCCCAGGGCGTCATCGGCTACGTCCAGTACTTCACCGACCTTCCCGAGATCCTGGTCGCACTGCACATGCTCGGATCGTGCCTGGTGTGGATCGCCGTCCTGCGTGTGCCGCTGGCGCTGCGCGAACGCGCCGGGACGGCGGCCGCCCTGCCGCACCCGGCGGCCGAGGCGACGGCCGGCACACACGCCTGA
- a CDS encoding ATP-binding protein, translated as MRNTAGKPRDLVARRLAVAFGLLIALFVLVGAGAMITALAAGRVHHRVITQLEPVVRQNVHVRSQANRMHHAVRNYLLTGDRAELSIYRRARDVPFATLAAAGRNATGTTRRNLADQGRQLRAYVRVADQQAKTSPDSAAVPALTKEGSRRFAAFEATNSRLDAHLAADVEQGENWADEVLQGSVVGIGILLTAGGALAVFAAVRTIRALTRPLENTARALDRLASGDHLARAPEQGPEEIRAVARSMNALADESDRLRTIEQERTKLARTARTVGVSIRERLDVDQLLDTACAGIGEGLEADHAFVLLTEEDSPVVHTARAWSAGAGLLPPQEQPLPPVPLEVVRDHYRRGTAWCHNDLPGVLAEGSPLPEAPGSFGKGGLPQDARAAAERLGLVSVLVIPVGVGDEPFGALFLARSRRDRPWLPVEIEIAESMAAGVGRALHTALLYEKETRLVEKLRALDKAKSDFLSTVSHELRTPLTSIVGYIELLKDEETGPLTPAQLRMLDVVDRNANRLRALIEDLLTLSRIESGAFGSKKEAIDLCRLVASAADAIRPAADAACVVLETYCPSVPLVLEADSDQLDRVLMNLLSNAVKFTPKGGKVTVRADAQDGEAVLSVSDTGIGIPANEREKLFQRFFRASNATDAAIPGTGLGLTIVRTIVANHGGGMQVESEEGRGTTFTARLPIAVADEAAASS; from the coding sequence ATGAGGAACACCGCGGGAAAGCCCCGCGACCTCGTGGCACGCCGGCTGGCCGTGGCCTTCGGCCTGCTGATCGCTCTGTTCGTGCTGGTGGGGGCGGGAGCCATGATCACAGCCCTGGCCGCGGGCCGGGTGCACCACCGGGTCATCACGCAGCTGGAGCCGGTCGTACGCCAGAACGTGCACGTGCGCTCGCAGGCGAACCGCATGCACCATGCCGTGCGCAACTATCTGCTCACCGGCGACCGGGCGGAGCTGAGCATCTACCGCCGGGCGCGCGACGTGCCCTTCGCCACCCTCGCCGCGGCCGGACGGAACGCCACCGGGACGACCCGGCGGAATCTCGCGGATCAGGGCCGACAGCTCCGCGCCTATGTACGGGTCGCCGATCAGCAGGCGAAGACCTCACCCGACAGTGCTGCGGTACCCGCGCTGACCAAGGAGGGAAGCCGGCGGTTCGCGGCCTTCGAGGCCACCAACAGCCGGCTCGACGCACATCTCGCCGCCGACGTCGAGCAGGGGGAGAACTGGGCCGACGAGGTCCTCCAGGGCAGCGTCGTGGGCATCGGCATCCTGCTGACGGCGGGCGGCGCACTGGCCGTCTTCGCGGCGGTACGCACCATTCGCGCCCTGACCCGGCCGCTGGAGAACACCGCCCGGGCCCTCGACCGGCTGGCCTCGGGCGACCATCTCGCGCGGGCGCCGGAGCAGGGGCCGGAGGAGATCAGGGCCGTGGCGCGGTCGATGAACGCGCTCGCCGACGAGAGCGACCGGCTGCGGACGATCGAGCAGGAGCGCACCAAGCTGGCACGCACCGCACGGACCGTCGGGGTCAGCATCCGGGAGCGCCTCGACGTCGATCAGCTCCTCGACACGGCCTGCGCCGGCATCGGTGAGGGCCTGGAGGCCGACCACGCCTTCGTCCTGCTCACGGAGGAGGACAGTCCTGTCGTGCACACAGCACGCGCCTGGAGTGCCGGCGCGGGGCTGCTGCCCCCGCAGGAGCAGCCGCTCCCGCCCGTTCCCCTCGAAGTGGTGCGCGACCACTACCGGCGGGGTACGGCCTGGTGCCACAACGATCTGCCGGGCGTGCTGGCCGAGGGATCCCCTCTGCCGGAGGCTCCCGGCTCCTTCGGCAAGGGCGGTCTGCCGCAGGACGCCAGGGCGGCGGCCGAGCGGCTGGGTCTGGTGAGCGTGCTCGTCATCCCGGTCGGCGTCGGTGACGAACCGTTCGGTGCCCTCTTCCTCGCGCGCAGCCGGCGGGATCGCCCGTGGCTCCCGGTGGAGATCGAGATCGCCGAGTCCATGGCCGCCGGCGTCGGGCGCGCGCTGCACACCGCGCTGCTCTACGAGAAGGAAACGCGCCTGGTCGAGAAGTTGCGCGCCCTGGACAAGGCCAAGAGCGACTTCCTGTCCACCGTCTCCCACGAGCTGCGCACGCCGCTGACCAGCATCGTGGGATACATCGAGTTGCTGAAGGACGAGGAGACCGGGCCGCTCACCCCTGCGCAGCTGCGCATGCTGGACGTCGTCGACCGCAACGCCAACCGCCTGCGGGCGCTCATCGAGGATTTGCTGACCCTGTCGCGCATCGAGTCCGGGGCGTTCGGCTCCAAGAAGGAAGCGATCGACCTGTGCCGGCTGGTGGCGTCGGCGGCGGACGCGATCCGGCCGGCCGCCGACGCCGCCTGCGTCGTTCTGGAGACGTACTGCCCGTCCGTGCCCCTGGTGCTGGAGGCGGACAGCGACCAGTTGGACCGGGTGCTGATGAACCTGCTGTCCAACGCGGTGAAGTTCACCCCGAAGGGTGGGAAGGTCACCGTACGCGCCGACGCCCAGGACGGCGAGGCGGTCCTGAGCGTCAGCGACACCGGCATCGGCATCCCCGCGAACGAGCGGGAAAAGCTCTTCCAGCGGTTCTTCCGTGCCTCGAACGCCACCGACGCGGCCATTCCGGGCACCGGTCTGGGGCTGACCATCGTCCGGACGATCGTGGCGAACCACGGCGGGGGGATGCAGGTGGAGTCCGAGGAGGGCCGCGGCACCACCTTCACCGCCCGGTTGCCGATCGCCGTCGCGGACGAGGCGGCCGCCTCCTCGTGA
- a CDS encoding glycosyltransferase: MSAAAIEMWDGLLGTLRGVIAVCDTAVILYFLAINTGYLMLIVLALAELVRRLRRASFTGYDDTTGSPFAPPISVIMPAYNEAAGITEAVRAMLLLHYPVFEVIVVDDGSTDGTIDALTDAFDLAEVEHVVPEDVPVRGAVTSLHLPRGGPVPVVVARKDNGGKADALNVGVNLARYPLLCMVDADSILDSQALLAVARPFNDDPLRVVASGGVVGVANGCTVEAGRVVEAHVPTDLLGRAQVVEYLRGFFLGRTGWSKVGGLLIIAGAFGLFRRDAVVAVGGMDPDCIGEDAELVVRLHRHLREQGRRHGDYRIVFVTEPISWSEAPSNLRVLGRQRRRWQRGLTEILLKHRRMIGNPRYGRVGLMALPFYVLFELLAPLVELSGLVLVPLGVLIGAVDVEFLWRFLLAAYAYAVVVSLVSVAVEEYAYHRFSRWRDVWGAFVGVVVENLGYRQFTAWWRLRGMWDALHRSPQEWGAMTRSGFGPPERVRDGEGGP; encoded by the coding sequence GTGAGCGCGGCGGCCATCGAGATGTGGGACGGCCTGCTGGGCACGCTGCGCGGGGTGATCGCGGTGTGCGACACCGCCGTGATCCTCTACTTCCTCGCCATCAACACCGGGTATCTGATGTTGATCGTCCTCGCCCTCGCGGAGCTCGTCCGCCGGCTGCGCCGCGCCTCCTTCACCGGCTACGACGACACCACCGGCAGCCCGTTCGCACCGCCCATCTCCGTGATCATGCCCGCCTACAACGAGGCGGCGGGCATCACGGAGGCCGTGCGAGCCATGCTCCTGCTGCACTATCCGGTGTTCGAGGTCATCGTCGTCGACGACGGCTCCACCGACGGCACGATCGACGCCCTCACCGATGCCTTCGACCTCGCCGAGGTGGAACACGTCGTGCCCGAGGACGTCCCCGTGCGGGGTGCGGTCACCTCCCTGCATCTGCCCAGGGGAGGTCCGGTGCCGGTGGTGGTGGCCCGCAAGGACAACGGCGGCAAGGCCGACGCGCTCAACGTCGGGGTCAACCTGGCGCGCTACCCGCTGCTGTGCATGGTGGACGCCGACTCCATCCTCGACTCCCAGGCCCTGCTCGCCGTGGCCCGGCCCTTCAACGACGACCCGCTGCGGGTGGTGGCCAGCGGTGGTGTGGTCGGCGTCGCCAACGGCTGCACCGTCGAGGCCGGACGCGTGGTCGAGGCGCACGTCCCCACGGACCTGCTCGGACGTGCCCAGGTCGTCGAGTATCTGCGCGGCTTCTTCCTCGGCCGTACCGGATGGTCCAAGGTCGGCGGCCTGCTGATCATCGCCGGCGCCTTCGGCCTGTTCCGGCGGGACGCCGTGGTGGCGGTGGGCGGCATGGACCCGGACTGCATCGGTGAGGACGCCGAACTCGTCGTCCGCCTCCACCGGCACCTGCGCGAGCAGGGCCGCCGCCACGGCGACTACCGCATCGTCTTCGTCACCGAGCCGATCTCCTGGAGCGAGGCCCCCTCGAATCTGCGTGTCCTGGGACGCCAGCGGCGGCGGTGGCAGCGTGGCCTGACGGAGATCCTGCTCAAGCACCGACGGATGATCGGCAACCCGCGTTACGGCCGCGTCGGCCTGATGGCCCTGCCGTTCTACGTGCTCTTCGAACTGTTGGCCCCGCTGGTGGAGCTCTCCGGCCTCGTCCTGGTGCCCCTGGGCGTGCTGATCGGCGCGGTCGACGTGGAATTCCTGTGGCGCTTCCTGCTCGCCGCCTACGCCTACGCGGTGGTCGTCAGCCTGGTGTCGGTGGCGGTGGAGGAGTACGCCTACCACCGTTTCTCACGGTGGCGGGACGTGTGGGGTGCGTTCGTGGGCGTGGTCGTCGAGAACCTCGGCTACCGCCAGTTCACCGCGTGGTGGCGGCTGCGCGGAATGTGGGACGCACTGCACCGGTCCCCGCAGGAGTGGGGTGCCATGACGCGCAGCGGATTCGGCCCGCCCGAGCGGGTCCGGGACGGCGAGGGCGGCCCATGA